The Triticum aestivum cultivar Chinese Spring chromosome 7B, IWGSC CS RefSeq v2.1, whole genome shotgun sequence genome window below encodes:
- the LOC123162079 gene encoding uncharacterized protein — protein sequence MAAAAEGTSRRRILDYLNDGEEFGVAGPSSAAPATPRALAAARSLLPRFRWARLARLGGKARAGDGKGRPPTAVVDDEIVAAEEEGEPRDASGASASAAAAGGGGETTRPSGLGVGLSLVFLLAKTSDEFNKMARVRAEMEALIRDFKGQQAMATANARGGDDDASGALNPESAASSCLTDGNEPQAATARCEDHRRRHHRHQVASSSGAEMEAASRRRMDVLEEEFHAELERVRARYGQDTPPFSTGEGRDEGGAEPSDDDEDGIADCRQGFESDLGDDDDDDHGNNNDDEEEEDDDDADRYHGVSAIELERRLHELLHQRNQERIEELEAALRRAEKRLFDKEMEASLWKDTAKMAFRHDHHHGHDDDDDSP from the exons ATGGCTGCGGCCGCCGAGGGGACGAGCAGGCGGAGGATCCTCGACTACCTCAACGACGGCGAGGAGTTCGGGGTCGCGGGGCCCTCGTCCGCCGCCCCGGCGACGCCCAGGGCGCTGGCTGCGGCCAGGTCGCTGCTGCCCAGGTTCCGCTGGGCGCGGCTCGCCAGGCTCGGCGGCAAGGCCCGCGCCGGCGACGGCAAAGGGCGGCCGCCCACGGCGGTGGTCGATGACGAGATCGTCGCCGCGGAAGAGGAGGGCGAGCCGCGGGACGCCTCGGGTGCCTCTGCCTCAG cggcggcggccggcggcggcggcgagacgaCGAGGCCGTCGGGCCTGGGCGTCGGGCTGAGCCTGGTGTTCCTGCTGGCCAAGACGTCCGACGAGTTCAACAAGATGGCCAGGGTGAGGGCCGAGATGGAGGCGCTGATCAGGGACTTCAAAGGCCAGCAGGCCATGGCGACGGCCAACGcccgcggcggcgacgacgacgcgtCGGGGGCCCTCAACCCCGAGTCCGCCGCGTCGAGCTGCCTCACGGACGGGAACGAACCGCAGGCCGCGACCGCCCGGTGCGAGGACCATCGTCGCCGTCACCATCGGCATCAGGTCGCCTCGTCCTCCGGcgcggagatggaggcggcgaGCCGCAGGAGGATGGACGTGCTGGAGGAGGAGTTCCACGCGGAGCTCGAGCGCGTTCGCGCCCGCTACGGCCAGGACACGCCGCCGTTTTCGACGGGAGAGGGGCGCGACGAGGGCGGAGCAGAGCCgtcggacgacgacgaggacggcaTTGCCGACTGCCGGCAGGGATTCGAGAGCGAcctcggcgacgacgacgacgacgaccatggcaacaacaacgacgacgaggaggaggaggacgacgacgacgctgATCGGTACCACGGCGTCTCGGCCATCGAGCTGGAGAGGAGGCTGCACGAGCTGCTCCACCAGAGGAACCAGGAGCGGATCGAGGAGCTGGAGGCCGCGCTGCGGCGCGCCGAGAAGCGGCTCTTCGACAAGGAGATGGAGGCGTCCCTCTGGAAGGACACCGCCAAGATGGCCTtccgccacgaccaccaccacggccacgacgacgacgacgactcgcC ATGA